The following proteins are co-located in the Aurantiacibacter atlanticus genome:
- a CDS encoding MAPEG family protein gives MPAELTVLGLAAILLLVHIFAAIRYKTQQYGKEWNMGARDEDLQPLNDVAGRLDRARGNFLETLPLAIIALGGVVIADKASTLTAIAAWIWLGARVIYLPLYWAGIPKVRTLIWLIALLALIYPLGVLLLA, from the coding sequence ATGCCTGCTGAACTTACTGTCCTTGGCCTCGCCGCCATCTTGCTGCTGGTCCATATTTTTGCTGCCATCCGCTACAAGACGCAGCAATATGGCAAGGAATGGAACATGGGGGCGCGTGATGAGGATCTTCAGCCGCTCAACGATGTGGCCGGACGGCTGGATCGCGCACGCGGCAATTTTCTTGAAACACTGCCGCTGGCTATCATTGCCCTTGGCGGCGTGGTGATAGCAGACAAGGCTAGCACGCTGACCGCGATTGCCGCTTGGATCTGGCTGGGTGCGCGTGTGATTTACCTCCCGCTTTACTGGGCTGGCATTCCCAAGGTTCGTACGCTGATATGGCTTATCGCCCTGCTGGCCCTGATTTATCCGTTGGGCGTCCTCTTGCTGGCGTGA
- a CDS encoding TIGR00341 family protein, which produces MQTPNSPEMSANSVPEASATSSPARRGFSDVLRSLRGWWGMDVRGTVDQAAVIEKRRAECALSARYLLMTCMSAGIAVLGLLQGSAAVVIGAMLLSPLMDPIMGVGFALAIGDFQWLRQSAKSLAVGVGFAIIFCAIIVFFSPLQTITSEIAARTRPSLFDLGVAIFSSIAGAYAMIRGREGTIVGVAIATALMPPLAVVGFGLATVNGTVFWGAMFLFITNLTAIALTATAMARMFGFSTSLSEKQTQIQSFLIFAAFIVLAIPLFLSLRQIVWESNATRQINSTVIDVFDGRARVSQIESNFESDPIQVTATVLTPQIIANAEALTEQMASDRLSRVIEFSLTQVRVGTSEQAAEEAQLAAARAQEAEARERAEDIADRLALLAGVPIDDVTVDRERRRAVVTARPLEGATMAAYNELERRIDATEPDWDIRFIPPLRNLPEITFENEEITVSGRRALQLASWAHDRVGVAVQLSGPEESVSALRAILAAEEKAMQTNATGAGYGAVTARWVIEEE; this is translated from the coding sequence ATGCAAACACCAAACTCCCCGGAAATGTCAGCGAATTCCGTTCCCGAAGCGAGCGCGACCTCATCCCCGGCACGACGGGGGTTCAGCGATGTGCTGCGCAGCCTCAGAGGCTGGTGGGGCATGGATGTGCGGGGCACGGTCGATCAGGCGGCTGTGATTGAAAAACGGCGCGCCGAATGCGCGCTATCGGCCCGTTACCTGCTGATGACCTGCATGTCCGCCGGCATCGCAGTGCTGGGCCTGTTGCAGGGATCGGCTGCCGTGGTGATCGGGGCGATGCTGCTTTCTCCGTTGATGGATCCGATCATGGGTGTCGGTTTTGCGCTGGCCATCGGCGATTTCCAATGGTTGCGACAATCGGCAAAATCGCTGGCGGTGGGGGTGGGCTTTGCCATTATCTTCTGTGCCATCATCGTGTTTTTCTCGCCCTTGCAGACCATTACCAGCGAAATTGCCGCCCGCACGCGGCCCAGCCTGTTCGATCTTGGCGTGGCGATATTTTCGTCTATTGCGGGCGCCTATGCGATGATCCGCGGGCGCGAGGGCACGATTGTCGGCGTGGCGATTGCTACGGCCTTGATGCCGCCACTCGCGGTGGTCGGCTTTGGGCTGGCGACGGTGAACGGAACGGTGTTCTGGGGCGCGATGTTCCTGTTCATCACCAACCTCACCGCCATCGCCCTGACCGCAACGGCGATGGCGCGCATGTTTGGTTTCAGCACCAGCCTTTCGGAAAAGCAGACGCAGATACAGTCCTTCCTGATCTTCGCCGCGTTTATCGTCCTTGCTATCCCGCTATTCCTTTCCCTGCGCCAGATCGTGTGGGAAAGTAATGCGACGCGGCAGATAAATTCCACCGTGATCGACGTATTCGACGGGCGCGCCCGCGTGTCACAGATTGAATCAAATTTCGAAAGCGATCCCATTCAGGTGACTGCCACAGTGCTGACGCCGCAGATTATCGCCAATGCAGAAGCGCTGACCGAACAGATGGCGAGCGACCGCTTGAGCCGCGTCATAGAATTTTCGCTCACCCAGGTGCGTGTCGGCACGAGCGAGCAGGCTGCCGAAGAAGCGCAGCTTGCTGCCGCCCGCGCGCAGGAGGCAGAGGCGCGTGAAAGGGCTGAGGATATTGCCGACAGGCTGGCGCTTCTGGCCGGCGTTCCGATAGACGATGTTACCGTTGATCGGGAACGGCGCCGGGCCGTGGTCACGGCGCGCCCGCTGGAAGGGGCGACGATGGCCGCTTATAACGAACTTGAACGCAGGATCGATGCGACCGAACCCGATTGGGATATCCGTTTCATCCCGCCTTTGCGCAATTTGCCCGAAATCACGTTCGAGAATGAGGAGATCACCGTATCTGGTCGCCGCGCATTGCAATTGGCAAGCTGGGCGCACGACCGCGTTGGCGTCGCTGTGCAGTTGAGCGGACCGGAAGAGTCGGTGAGCGCTCTGCGTGCCATTTTGGCGGCTGAGGAAAAAGCCATGCAGACCAATGCTACCGGGGCAGGATACGGAGCGGTCACCGCGCGTTGGGTGATTGAAGAGGAATAG
- a CDS encoding toxic anion resistance protein, translating to MAISNQTETKTATDLELTPPDPVPAVTPERAAGLVPVSEEKKTALQEKVDGFVDELVALDSNSPDFGKKVDQITNMGRKEIMAASQMSNRFLDRPVRAMDQESGVGTDLAELRRTVEDLDPGRKGKLTGRKLFGIIPFGNKLKNYFDSYTSTQGHIQSILARLSSGKDELLMDNAAIDVERQKLWEAMGNLEQMIHIARALDAELEEKAAELDSSNPEKAKAIRETALFYVRQRTQDLLTQMAVSVQGYLALDLVKKNNVELVKGVDRASTTTVGALRTAVTVAQAMTNQRLVLGQITALNQTTAGIIDSTGELLRSNTAQIHEQAASSTIPMETLQRAFQNIYDTMDEVDQFKLRALDSMKQTVDVLSTEVEKSKGYIARAEGQSQAAQQVNDSGLLSLEG from the coding sequence ATGGCAATTAGCAACCAGACAGAGACCAAAACCGCCACCGATCTGGAGCTGACGCCGCCTGATCCCGTGCCCGCTGTGACCCCGGAAAGGGCTGCCGGACTTGTGCCGGTAAGCGAGGAAAAAAAGACCGCCCTGCAGGAAAAAGTGGATGGCTTCGTGGACGAGCTCGTCGCGCTGGATTCCAATTCACCTGATTTCGGCAAGAAGGTGGACCAGATCACCAATATGGGGCGCAAGGAAATCATGGCCGCCAGCCAGATGTCCAACCGTTTCCTTGATCGGCCGGTGCGTGCAATGGATCAGGAAAGCGGTGTCGGCACCGATCTGGCCGAATTACGCCGCACGGTCGAAGATCTCGATCCCGGCCGCAAGGGCAAGCTGACGGGGCGCAAGCTGTTCGGCATCATCCCGTTCGGCAACAAGTTGAAGAATTATTTTGACAGCTACACCAGCACGCAAGGCCACATCCAGTCGATCCTGGCCCGTCTATCCAGCGGCAAGGACGAATTGCTGATGGATAATGCCGCAATCGATGTCGAACGCCAGAAGCTGTGGGAAGCGATGGGCAATCTGGAACAGATGATCCACATCGCCAGGGCGCTGGATGCTGAGCTGGAGGAAAAAGCTGCCGAACTCGATTCCAGCAATCCTGAAAAGGCCAAGGCCATCCGCGAAACCGCGCTGTTTTATGTCCGTCAGCGCACGCAGGATCTGCTCACGCAAATGGCAGTTTCGGTGCAAGGATATCTCGCGCTTGATCTCGTCAAGAAGAACAATGTCGAGCTGGTGAAAGGCGTGGACCGTGCCAGCACAACAACCGTGGGCGCGCTGCGCACCGCTGTAACAGTGGCACAGGCGATGACTAATCAGCGCCTGGTGTTGGGCCAGATCACCGCGCTCAACCAGACGACGGCGGGCATCATCGATTCCACCGGCGAATTGCTGCGCAGCAACACCGCGCAAATTCACGAACAGGCAGCCAGCTCCACCATCCCGATGGAAACGCTGCAACGCGCCTTCCAGAACATCTATGACACAATGGACGAGGTCGACCAGTTCAAGCTGCGCGCGCTCGATTCCATGAAACAGACAGTCGATGTGCTTTCGACCGAGGTGGAAAAATCAAAGGGCTATATCGCCCGCGCTGAAGGCCAGTCGCAAGCAGCGCAGCAGGTCAATGACAGCGGCCTGTTGAGCCTCGAAGGATAG
- a CDS encoding polyhydroxyalkanoic acid system family protein, which translates to MDIEIPHNLGREEVRRRLRENSHKIGDNIPGGMAEVETSWSGEDRMDMSIGAMGQMLSGHIDIEDDKVIFHMLIPAALGFIKPMIDAAIRQQGQKLLAPPTD; encoded by the coding sequence ATGGATATCGAAATCCCGCATAATCTGGGAAGGGAGGAGGTCCGCCGGCGTCTGCGCGAAAACAGCCATAAGATCGGTGACAATATCCCCGGCGGAATGGCCGAGGTGGAAACCAGCTGGTCCGGCGAGGACCGCATGGACATGTCCATCGGCGCGATGGGTCAAATGCTTTCTGGGCATATAGATATCGAGGATGACAAGGTCATCTTCCACATGCTGATTCCGGCGGCCCTGGGCTTCATCAAACCGATGATAGACGCCGCCATTCGGCAACAGGGCCAGAAATTGCTCGCTCCGCCAACGGATTAA
- a CDS encoding DUF2721 domain-containing protein, which yields MNFFLPGEDLMIAQTIQLALTPVFVLVAIGSIISTLSQRLGRVVDRSRDLQALHGKTEGEEHDMIVRQMRMSDERIALIGRALLQLVLSALSIGVTVVLLFVQEFTQIGLNPFAAATFIVAIALLMWALVLFLRETRLAAATLRIPASYLERERKL from the coding sequence ATGAATTTCTTCCTCCCCGGTGAAGACCTGATGATAGCCCAGACGATCCAGCTGGCACTGACCCCTGTCTTCGTGCTGGTCGCCATCGGCAGTATCATCTCCACGCTGAGCCAGCGGCTGGGTCGCGTGGTGGACCGTTCCCGTGATTTGCAGGCGCTTCACGGCAAGACCGAGGGTGAGGAACACGATATGATCGTGCGCCAGATGCGCATGTCGGACGAACGCATTGCCCTCATTGGAAGGGCGCTTTTGCAACTGGTGCTCTCGGCATTGTCGATTGGGGTGACCGTGGTCTTGCTGTTCGTGCAGGAATTCACGCAAATCGGGCTGAACCCCTTTGCTGCCGCCACATTCATCGTGGCCATCGCGCTGTTAATGTGGGCGCTGGTGTTATTTCTTAGGGAAACACGTTTGGCGGCGGCGACGCTGCGTATTCCTGCCAGCTATCTGGAGCGCGAGCGAAAGCTCTGA
- a CDS encoding mannose-1-phosphate guanylyltransferase, translating into MTMIHPVIMCGGSGTRLWPRSRKVKPKPFLPLVGDQTLFEETLARCSDPGQFAAPFIVTGNAHLEHVAAQLGGNDARIVVEPEAKNTAAAIALAAVLLPQDAVMLVCPSDHHIGDVVAFRMAAQAAAMLAKQDHLVAFGITPTHPETGYGYILQGEVLDGGFAVEGFVEKPDPARAAEFLAHGGYSWNGGIFAFRAGALMAELDRHRPALADAVRRSVSDGHEDGARFYPAAEPFSEIQSESVDYAVMEQTQRAAMVPVSMGWSDIGGWPALRDAREGDDAGNCARGAVELIDCANVLAETDGPRISVIGLEDIAIVVDGDEVLVTSMQGAQKVGKLHGATNQ; encoded by the coding sequence ATGACCATGATTCATCCAGTTATTATGTGCGGCGGCAGCGGCACCCGCCTGTGGCCCCGCAGTCGCAAGGTAAAGCCCAAACCCTTCCTGCCGCTGGTGGGTGACCAGACCTTGTTCGAGGAGACGCTGGCGCGGTGCAGCGATCCCGGGCAATTTGCCGCACCTTTCATCGTCACCGGCAACGCGCATCTCGAACATGTCGCGGCGCAGCTTGGCGGAAATGACGCGCGCATCGTGGTGGAGCCAGAGGCGAAGAATACCGCTGCCGCTATCGCGCTGGCTGCCGTACTGCTGCCACAGGATGCGGTGATGCTGGTGTGTCCCAGCGATCACCACATTGGTGATGTCGTCGCATTCCGCATGGCGGCGCAGGCTGCCGCCATGCTGGCGAAACAGGATCATCTTGTTGCCTTTGGCATAACACCCACCCATCCAGAAACAGGCTATGGCTATATCCTGCAGGGCGAAGTGCTGGACGGCGGGTTTGCCGTGGAAGGTTTCGTCGAGAAGCCCGATCCTGCCCGCGCGGCGGAATTTCTTGCGCATGGAGGCTATAGTTGGAACGGCGGCATCTTCGCGTTTCGGGCGGGCGCTCTCATGGCAGAGCTTGACCGCCACCGTCCGGCACTGGCCGATGCTGTGCGCCGCTCTGTCAGTGACGGCCATGAAGATGGCGCGCGGTTTTATCCCGCAGCCGAACCGTTTTCAGAGATTCAGTCCGAATCGGTCGATTACGCGGTCATGGAGCAGACGCAGCGCGCCGCCATGGTGCCGGTGTCGATGGGCTGGTCCGATATCGGCGGCTGGCCTGCGCTGCGTGACGCGCGGGAAGGCGATGATGCGGGCAATTGCGCGCGCGGTGCCGTAGAACTGATCGATTGTGCCAATGTTCTTGCCGAAACCGACGGACCGCGCATTTCGGTTATCGGTCTGGAAGACATCGCGATTGTGGTCGATGGCGATGAAGTACTGGTGACATCGATGCAGGGCGCGCAAAAAGTCGGCAAGCTGCACGGCGCGACCAATCAATAG
- a CDS encoding hydantoinase B/oxoprolinase family protein: MQHMTGSFRFAIDRGGTFTDVVVELPDGRLVTTKLLSSNPDQYPDAASEAVRRILADYGEAFRDADIAELRIGTTIATNALLERRGAEVALAITAGHRDALRIGNQSRPDIFARNIILPERLEQHVIEITERVGADGSVLQPLDDHAARADLARLRETGVAALAIVLLHGWAFPAHERRLVEIAQELGFTQISASHEVSPLIRLVPRGDTSVADAYLSPVIRAYVDQVAARLPDHNTLRFMQSNGGLADARAFRGKDAVLSGPAGGVVGMVHTSRQLGHTRLIGFDMGGTSTDVCHYSGEYERTSDSIVAGVRIAAPMMQVHTVAAGGGSICRFDGSRLRVGPESAGAEPGPACYRKRGPLTVTDCNLFLGRIDPAQFPKVFGPAGDAPLDRQASTARLQDVADTLPEQMDLAQLAEGFLALAVDEMANAIRKISTARGHDVTTHALACFGGAGGQFAARVADELGMDTVLVHPLAGMLSAYGIGLAPVVSIREEGVVRPLKEDFSKALAALENQARGDVRAQGIAQDRITLVHRLRLRFAGSDTTLDMSLGDDADRAFREEHRRRFGWSDDTAPIVLEALSVEAQGTSGGLSDYVSDAPALPASPDGVEGPVVLPASGSTIVVEEGWTAREEGGGSLVLTRTAPRDRAPAAGTAVDPVRLAIFNSLFMAIAEEMGVVLEATASSVNIKERLDFSCALFDAEGSLIANAPHIPVHLGSMSASIRRVISNRGSTGAKSARGMRPGDAYLLNDPYHGGTHLPDITVIVPVFWHAENTVPDAFVAARGHHADIGGTAPGSMPPDSRSILDEGIILDDVLLVDEGHFAEADMHRLLGEGPHPARNPDRNISDLKAQLAACARGADLLGQAAREHGSDVLAAYMGHVLDNGEAAVRELLGRLPEGSFTYAMDNGAKVSLAITIDRDARTAIFDFSGTSAQLPDNFNAPAAITRAAVLYGLRCLVDDDVPLNDGCLRPVELRIPAASMLAPEFPAAIVAGNVETSQVVTDCVLAACGALAPAQGTMNNFTFGDDTRQYYETICGGSGAGPDHDGTSAVQTHMTNSRLTDPEVLESRLPVRVKGFTIREGSGGAGAHRGGNGVERRLAFLEPMRAQILANRRKIAPRGLAGGGDALPGETFVEHADGSITQLGATGAADVGPGDVVVIRTPGGGGYGAGE, from the coding sequence ATGCAACACATGACAGGTTCCTTTCGTTTCGCAATCGACCGTGGCGGCACCTTCACCGATGTGGTGGTTGAATTGCCTGACGGTCGGCTGGTCACAACAAAGCTGTTATCCAGCAACCCCGATCAATATCCAGACGCCGCCAGCGAAGCGGTGCGGCGCATCCTTGCCGATTATGGCGAAGCATTTCGTGATGCCGACATTGCCGAACTGCGGATCGGCACGACAATAGCCACCAATGCACTGCTTGAACGGCGCGGGGCCGAAGTCGCATTGGCGATTACAGCTGGGCACCGCGATGCCTTGCGGATCGGCAATCAATCGCGGCCCGATATCTTTGCGCGCAACATCATTCTGCCCGAACGGCTGGAACAGCACGTGATCGAGATTACCGAACGCGTCGGAGCTGATGGCAGCGTGTTGCAGCCGCTGGATGACCATGCTGCGCGGGCCGATCTTGCGCGGTTGCGCGAAACTGGCGTTGCTGCGCTGGCCATCGTCTTGCTGCACGGCTGGGCTTTCCCCGCCCATGAAAGGCGGCTGGTGGAAATAGCGCAGGAGCTGGGCTTTACGCAGATCAGCGCCAGCCACGAAGTATCTCCGCTCATACGACTTGTCCCGCGCGGGGATACCAGCGTGGCCGATGCCTATTTGTCCCCTGTCATTCGCGCCTATGTTGATCAGGTCGCTGCGCGCCTGCCGGATCACAATACCTTGCGCTTCATGCAATCCAACGGCGGCTTGGCCGACGCCCGTGCATTTCGTGGTAAGGACGCGGTGCTGTCCGGCCCGGCAGGCGGTGTGGTGGGCATGGTCCACACGTCCCGGCAGCTTGGCCATACACGGCTGATCGGATTCGATATGGGCGGCACCAGCACCGACGTATGCCACTATTCAGGCGAGTATGAGCGCACCAGCGACAGCATTGTGGCGGGCGTCAGGATTGCAGCACCGATGATGCAGGTTCACACGGTTGCGGCGGGCGGCGGATCGATCTGCCGGTTTGACGGTTCACGCCTGCGGGTGGGGCCTGAAAGTGCGGGCGCCGAACCCGGCCCTGCCTGCTATCGCAAGCGCGGCCCGCTGACGGTGACCGATTGCAACCTCTTTCTTGGCCGGATCGATCCGGCGCAATTCCCCAAGGTGTTTGGCCCGGCAGGCGATGCGCCGCTGGACCGGCAGGCATCAACCGCTCGGCTGCAGGACGTTGCAGATACGCTTCCAGAACAAATGGATCTGGCGCAGCTGGCCGAGGGGTTTCTGGCATTGGCGGTGGATGAAATGGCCAATGCCATCCGCAAGATCAGCACCGCCCGCGGGCACGATGTCACCACCCATGCCCTCGCCTGCTTTGGTGGTGCGGGCGGCCAGTTTGCAGCCCGCGTGGCGGACGAGCTGGGGATGGACACGGTGCTCGTCCACCCGCTCGCCGGAATGCTTTCGGCCTATGGGATTGGCCTTGCCCCCGTGGTGTCGATCCGGGAAGAAGGCGTCGTGAGGCCGCTGAAGGAAGACTTCTCCAAAGCCCTCGCCGCGCTCGAAAATCAGGCGCGTGGCGATGTGCGGGCACAGGGCATTGCGCAGGATCGCATCACCCTTGTCCATCGATTGCGGCTGCGCTTCGCCGGCAGCGACACCACACTCGATATGTCGCTGGGCGACGACGCGGACAGGGCTTTTCGCGAAGAACATCGCCGCCGCTTCGGCTGGTCGGACGATACTGCCCCCATCGTGCTCGAAGCGCTGAGCGTAGAGGCGCAGGGGACCAGCGGCGGACTGAGCGACTATGTGTCCGATGCGCCCGCATTACCTGCATCGCCCGATGGTGTGGAAGGGCCAGTGGTGCTTCCGGCATCCGGCTCCACCATCGTGGTGGAGGAAGGCTGGACTGCGCGGGAAGAAGGGGGTGGATCGCTTGTCCTGACGCGCACCGCACCGCGTGATCGCGCACCAGCTGCCGGAACTGCGGTCGATCCGGTACGGCTGGCGATATTCAACAGTCTGTTCATGGCCATTGCCGAGGAAATGGGCGTGGTGCTGGAAGCCACGGCCAGCTCCGTAAATATCAAGGAACGGCTCGATTTTTCATGCGCGCTCTTCGATGCGGAAGGCTCGCTCATCGCCAATGCACCGCATATCCCGGTGCATCTGGGCTCGATGTCGGCCAGCATCAGACGGGTGATTTCCAATCGCGGCTCAACGGGTGCCAAATCCGCGCGCGGGATGCGGCCCGGCGATGCCTATCTCCTCAACGATCCCTATCATGGCGGCACCCATCTGCCCGATATCACGGTGATAGTGCCTGTGTTCTGGCATGCGGAAAATACGGTCCCTGATGCCTTTGTCGCGGCACGTGGGCACCACGCCGATATCGGCGGAACTGCGCCCGGCTCCATGCCGCCGGACAGCCGCAGCATCCTCGACGAAGGCATCATCCTCGATGATGTGCTGCTGGTCGATGAAGGTCACTTTGCCGAGGCAGACATGCACCGCCTGCTGGGCGAAGGCCCGCATCCGGCGCGCAATCCGGATCGCAATATTTCCGATTTGAAAGCGCAGCTTGCGGCCTGCGCACGTGGAGCGGATTTACTTGGCCAGGCAGCGAGGGAACATGGCAGCGATGTCCTCGCCGCATATATGGGCCATGTGCTGGACAATGGCGAAGCGGCGGTGCGCGAACTGCTGGGTCGCTTGCCCGAAGGCAGTTTTACCTATGCGATGGATAATGGGGCGAAGGTCAGCCTCGCTATCACCATTGATCGTGATGCGCGCACCGCCATTTTCGATTTTTCGGGCACGTCCGCGCAATTGCCGGATAATTTCAACGCCCCTGCCGCCATCACCCGCGCAGCCGTGCTGTATGGTTTGCGCTGCCTTGTCGATGATGATGTTCCGTTGAATGACGGTTGCCTGCGACCAGTGGAATTGCGCATTCCGGCGGCCTCCATGCTTGCACCCGAATTTCCTGCCGCGATTGTCGCGGGCAATGTGGAAACCAGCCAGGTGGTGACCGATTGCGTGCTCGCCGCCTGCGGGGCGCTGGCGCCGGCACAGGGCACGATGAACAATTTCACCTTTGGCGATGACACACGGCAATATTACGAAACAATCTGCGGCGGATCAGGCGCGGGGCCAGATCATGATGGGACAAGCGCGGTGCAGACCCATATGACCAACAGCCGCCTGACCGATCCCGAAGTGCTGGAATCCCGCCTGCCGGTGCGCGTCAAAGGGTTTACGATCCGCGAAGGTTCGGGCGGTGCCGGGGCCCATCGGGGCGGAAACGGGGTTGAACGCCGCCTTGCCTTTCTTGAACCGATGCGCGCGCAAATCCTCGCTAACCGACGCAAAATCGCCCCGCGCGGTCTTGCCGGAGGCGGCGATGCGCTGCCCGGTGAAACCTTTGTCGAACATGCTGATGGCAGCATAACGCAATTGGGCGCAACGGGCGCGGCAGATGTCGGGCCGGGCGACGTGGTGGTCATCCGCACACCCGGCGGTGGCGGTTACGGAGCAGGTGAATGA
- a CDS encoding DUF2891 domain-containing protein, with product MTLDEDTAAHFARTALGHVEREYPHKLDHLMAGPEDACTPGQLHPVFFGSFDWHSCVHSWWTLLTIRRSFAHLPEADAVDALAQTTFDEGKIAIELAYAQRPQSRGFERPYGWAWLLFLHLEASRHDDRDWAARLEPLARHFAAGWRDYLSILRHPIRHGAHANTAFALLLSLEWAREFDGELTALIVAAAQRYFSEDRDAQVWGPGGDEFLSPTLVEALLMKQVLAPQHFNPWLAQFLPGLSQGKPAALFTPAIVSDPTDGKAAHLDGVNFTRAWCWRALGLSGDNAERHMATSMEAIDGDYMGSHWLASFALLALLAAEERQG from the coding sequence ATGACTTTGGACGAAGACACGGCCGCGCATTTCGCCCGCACTGCTCTGGGCCATGTGGAGCGTGAATATCCCCACAAGCTTGATCACCTGATGGCAGGGCCTGAAGATGCCTGCACGCCGGGCCAATTGCATCCTGTCTTTTTCGGCAGTTTCGATTGGCATAGCTGCGTTCATAGCTGGTGGACCCTGCTCACCATTCGCCGCAGCTTTGCGCATTTGCCAGAAGCCGATGCAGTGGATGCATTGGCGCAAACGACATTTGATGAAGGCAAGATCGCCATAGAACTCGCCTATGCACAGCGCCCGCAATCACGCGGGTTTGAACGGCCTTATGGCTGGGCGTGGCTGTTGTTTCTGCATCTTGAGGCAAGCCGGCATGATGATCGCGACTGGGCAGCCCGGCTGGAACCGCTGGCCCGGCATTTTGCCGCCGGATGGCGCGATTATCTGAGCATATTGCGCCACCCGATCCGCCACGGCGCCCATGCCAATACCGCCTTTGCACTGCTGCTCAGTCTTGAATGGGCGCGAGAATTCGACGGTGAGCTGACCGCGTTGATAGTAGCTGCGGCGCAGCGTTACTTCAGCGAAGATCGCGATGCACAGGTTTGGGGCCCGGGCGGTGATGAATTCCTCTCCCCCACTCTGGTGGAGGCGTTATTGATGAAACAGGTGCTTGCCCCTCAACATTTCAACCCTTGGCTTGCGCAATTCCTCCCGGGTCTTTCACAGGGTAAGCCTGCTGCGCTTTTCACCCCTGCAATCGTCAGCGACCCGACTGATGGCAAGGCCGCGCATCTTGATGGGGTGAACTTCACCCGTGCATGGTGCTGGCGCGCGCTGGGCCTTTCCGGTGATAATGCAGAACGCCACATGGCTACTTCAATGGAGGCTATCGACGGGGACTATATGGGCTCGCACTGGCTGGCGAGCTTTGCCTTGCTGGCGCTGCTTGCAGCAGAAGAACGACAGGGCTGA
- a CDS encoding ArsR/SmtB family transcription factor, translating to MSDEAPIDALKAAAHPLRFGILRALRETELNVGELESASGIGQPSLSQQLAVLRSAGLVETRREGKLVFYSIDISAMAALADTLAAFAGGRDAISPPRRRAPGAANFARMT from the coding sequence ATGAGCGATGAAGCTCCGATTGATGCGCTGAAGGCTGCCGCCCATCCGTTGCGCTTTGGCATATTGCGCGCGCTGCGCGAAACGGAATTGAATGTGGGAGAACTGGAAAGCGCCAGCGGCATTGGCCAGCCAAGCTTGTCACAGCAGCTTGCGGTGCTGCGTTCTGCGGGACTTGTGGAAACGCGGCGCGAAGGCAAGCTGGTATTCTACAGCATTGATATCTCGGCGATGGCCGCGCTTGCCGATACATTGGCCGCCTTTGCAGGGGGCAGGGACGCAATATCGCCACCCCGCCGCCGTGCGCCCGGCGCGGCCAATTTTGCCAGAATGACCTGA
- a CDS encoding peroxiredoxin has translation MTRTDHGNENREAPCAGLRIGDVAPDFAARSTTGDVRLSDHAGSWLILFSHPADFTPVCTTEFVELARQAGEFAARGCNLMALSVDSLFSHFAWLRLIRDRYDLEVRFPIVEDPTLVIGRAYGMVHPGDSDSATVRTTFFIDPEGVIRAMSCYPANVGRSIPEMLRTLDALQAVDAADALAPANWQPGENLLAPPPTDLDEIYAAKGDAGWFLRDAKTAKGNRA, from the coding sequence ATGACCCGCACTGATCATGGCAATGAAAATAGAGAAGCACCCTGCGCGGGTCTCAGGATCGGCGATGTCGCGCCGGACTTTGCTGCTCGCAGCACCACTGGCGATGTGCGTCTGTCCGATCATGCAGGCAGCTGGCTGATCCTGTTTTCGCATCCGGCGGATTTTACACCCGTTTGCACCACCGAATTTGTCGAACTGGCGCGGCAAGCCGGTGAATTTGCGGCGCGCGGATGCAATCTCATGGCGCTTTCCGTCGATAGCCTGTTTTCGCATTTTGCCTGGCTGCGGCTGATCCGTGACCGTTATGATCTCGAAGTGCGCTTTCCCATAGTGGAGGATCCGACACTCGTGATCGGGCGGGCCTATGGCATGGTCCATCCGGGCGATAGTGACAGTGCAACGGTGCGCACCACCTTCTTTATCGACCCCGAAGGCGTGATCCGCGCGATGAGCTGCTATCCCGCCAATGTCGGTCGCTCGATACCTGAAATGCTGCGCACGCTTGATGCCTTGCAGGCTGTTGATGCCGCAGACGCACTTGCTCCTGCCAATTGGCAGCCGGGTGAAAACCTCCTCGCCCCGCCGCCGACCGATCTTGATGAAATCTATGCCGCCAAGGGCGATGCGGGATGGTTCCTGCGCGATGCCAAGACAGCCAAGGGTAACAGGGCATGA